TTTCCCTATTCCAGATAATTTAATGCAATTTGATGGTGACCTGTTCATGCTTAATGTTCATGGTGATTCAATGGTTAACATTGGCATCCTAGATGGAGACAAAGTTATCGTACGTAAGCAAGAGAATGCTGATAATGGTGATGTCGTTGTCGCAATGAATGATAGCAATGAAGCGACAGTCAAGCGTTTTTTCCGTGAAGCCGATCATTATCGCTTACAACCAGAAAATAACAGCATGGCGCCAATTATTTTGCAAAAAGTCTCTATTTTAGGAAAAGTCATCGGACTATATCGCGACGCTATTTATTAAAAATCAAGTAAAAAGGCTCATCAGGGATGAGCCTTTTTATTATGCTTGCCAAGCATTTGGATTTTTCTTCCAATTTTGTAAGGTTTCAACTTGTGATTTATCGAGATCCCCACGCTTTACCGCTGTTTCAATGAGTTGTGAATATGTTGTTAGCGAGTTAAATGTTAGTCCTGCTTCGTCAAAATTTTTTTTACCAGCTGGCAATTCATAAGAGAATATGGAAACAACGCCAAGTACACTTGCTCCCTCATTACGTACCGCATTTACTGCAGCCAACACAGAACCCCCTGTTGATATCAAATCATCAATCAGAACGACTTTGCGATCTTTTACCAAGGCGCCTTCTGTTTGACGACCTGCCCCGTGATCTTTAGGTTTTGAACGTACATAGATCATTGGCTTATTTAATTCTTCAGCTACCCAAGCCGAATGAGGAATACCTGCAGTAGCCACTCCACCAATAATCTCAACGTCACCATACTCTTTTTTTATTAATTCAGATAACCCCTTATAAATATTTTGACGTACCAAAGGGAAACCAATGGTCATCCGATTATCTGTATATATTGGACTCTTTATACCCGAGGCCCACGTGAAAGGTTCTTCTGGTGAAAATTTTACGGCGCCAATTTCAAGTAAATCATTAGCTACTTGTTGTTTATAGTTTGTCATTTATTTTCTCCATTCATTGACAACACGTTGATATGCAGCCACCGGGTTGGTCGATTTTGTAATTGATCGACCAACAACTAATCCAGTTGAATTCAACTTCTTGGCTTCCGCTGGCGTAGTCACACGCACTTGATCTCCAGCTGCGTCACCAGCTAAACGAATACCGGGTGTGATACGTAAAAATCGGTCATTCGTGTGTGACTTAATTAAACTAGCCTCCAAAGGTGAACTAATTGTCCCGTCTATGCCCGCCGAGTATGCGAGCTCAGCCAAATGTGCAACACTTTCTTCAATAGTTGCTGTGGTTAGTTGTATCTCTTGTATCTCAGCCTCCGAAAAAGAAGTTAGCTGTGTCACTGCAAGTAACTTTAACGCGTCACTCTTATTGGCAACAGCTGCTTCTAACATTCTTTTCCCTCCAGCTGCATGCAAAGTTAAATATTGTACATCTAGTTTTGATATATTAGCGACTGCACGACCAACAGTATTTGGAATATCGTAAAGTTTTAAATCTAAGAAAATCGTATAGCCCAATGCACGTAGTTCTGTGATGAACTCTGGTCCCGTACGATAAAAAAGCTCCATACCGATTTTCAATGCTGGCTTTTCCACTAGATCTGAAAAAGGATCCAAAAATTTGCAAGTAGTGGTTGCATCGGGAAAGTCCAAAGCAATAAAGACTGGCTGTTCTATCATTATGATCCTCCTATGTACATAAGCCGAAGCTTATTTGAAAAAGTTTAGTGCATTTCTTTCACGGTAAAACTGCGCGACTCTAATACTTCTAAGAAGGCACTAACTGTATCTAAAGCAGTAAACAAAGGCACGGCATTTTCAATGGCAGCATTTCTAATCAAGCGGCCATCGCTTTCAGCACGGTCATCTGCTTGAGTTGTGTTAATAACCACCTGTACTTTTTGTTGACGCAGTGCTGCAACCGCATTATTATCTGATTCCGAAATTTTATCGAGTACTTCCACAGGCAAGTCATTGTCTGACAAGTAAGCACCCGTACCGACAGTTGCAAACAAAGCAAATCCCAAATCATTGAATCTCTTTGCTAATTCAAGCGCCTCTTCTTTGTCATCATCAGCAACTGTGAACAAAACATTGCCATAACGTGGTACTTTGATGTTAGAAGCAATAAAGGCCTTATACAACGCCTTGGATAGGTTAATATCTGACCCCATGACTTCACCAGTAGACTTCATTTCTGGGCCGAGCAAAGAATCAACATCGGGCAACTTTGTGAACGAAAATATCGGTGCTTTAACATGCACCATATCATCATTAGGAACAAGTCCCGTCTCAAATCCCATTTCCGATAATTTTTCACCTAACATAACTCTTGTTGCTAATTGAGCGAGAGGAAGATGCGTAACTTTGGATATGAACGGTACTGTACGTGATGCACGTGGATTTACTTCGATAACATATGCCGTATTTTCATGGATAACAAACTGCACGTTCATCAACCCTATTGTATTCATAGATTTAGCCAAATTAATAGAGGCCTGCACCATTTCATCTTGAACTTTTTGTGACAAGTACTGTGGTGGGTAAACCGACATAGAATCCCCTGAGTGGACCCCCGCCCGTTCGATATGTTCCATAATACCTGGGATTACAGCTGTCTCACCATCTGACAAGACATCTACTTCTGCTTCTTGCCCCACTAGGTACGAATCAATCAATACCGGATGATCATTTGAAACCTTGACCGCACGCTGCATGTAGTCCTGGAGTTCATCGTCAGAAGAAACAATTTCCATTGCTCGACCACCCAAAACATATGAAGGACGAATCAATACGGGATATCCAATGGATTGTGCAGCTGCTAATGCACCGTCAACTGTGGTTGCTGTTTTACCAATAGGTTGTGGTAAAGCAAGTTCTTTTATGACCTGATCAAATGCTTCACGATCTTCGGCACGATTTAGATCCTCTACAGAGGTTCCCAAAATATTTACACCATTATCTAACAAAGGTTGAGCTAAATTAATTGCAGTTTGTCCGCCAAACTGAACAACTACACCGACTGGATTCTCTAGCTCAATCACATTGAGAACATCTTCCAAGGTAAGTGGTTCAAAATACAATTTATCTGAGATGGAGAAATCCGTTGAAACGGTTTCTGGATTAGAATTCATAATAATCGCTTCATATCCAGCCCGTTGAATAGCCTTAACAGCATGAACAGTTGCATAATCAAATTCAACACCTTGCCCGATGCGAATCGGTCCAGATCCTAGTACAAGTACCGATTTTTTTGTACTAACAATCGATTCATTTTCCTGTTCATAAGTTGCATAATAATACGGCGTTGCCGATTCAAATTCTGCTGCAACAGTATCAACCATTTTGTAAACTGGTTTAATTTTTTTATCTTTGCGTAGTGTTCTAATATCAGCAGCTGTCTTGCTCCAGATTTTAGCAATTGTTTCGTCAGCAAAGCCATTCTTTTTAGCATATTGCAACTGATCAATATCTCCAACATGATTGGCAAGGTCTTGCTCAATTTCGATAACATGCAATACTTTATCCAAGAAAAATTCATCGATTAGTGTTTTATCATGAATAGTTTCAATCGAAACGCCTCGGCGCAATAAATCAGCAATCATAAACAAACGATCATCTCGAGCGGGCATTAATGCTGCTAACAGTTCATCATCTGAAAGATCCTTATAGGTTATATCATCTAGACCAATAGCCCCAATCTCTAGTGAGCGAACAGCCTTTAACATGGCTTCTTCCATATTGCGACCGATAGCCATCACTTCACCAGTTGCCTTCATTTGTGTGCCTAGGCGACGATCTGCTGTTGAAAATTTGTCAAATGGCCAGCGTGGAATTTTAAACACAACATAATCTAATGCTGGTTCAAACTCTGCCTTTGTCGTGCCAGTTACGGGATTGATAATCTCATCGAGTGTTAAGCCAACGGCAATTTTTGCAGCCATTTTGGCAATCGGATATCCAGTCGCTTTTGAAGCTAACGCAGAAGAACGACTGACACGTGGATTGACTTCAATAATATAATATTTGTATGAATCAGGATCAAGTGCCATTTGAATATTGACACCACCCTCGATTTTTAATGCACGAATAATTTTTAATGCTGCATCACGCATCATTTGAACTTCGCGATCAGATAATGTTTGAACTGGTGCAGTCACAATCGAATCTCCAGTATGAATACCAACTGGATCAAAGTTTTCCATTGAAGCAACAACCAATGCGTTATCATTAGCGTCACGCATTACTTCAAATTCAATCTCTTTGTAACCCGCAATCGAACGTTCAATCAACACTTGTGTTACCGGGGAAAGTTCTAATCCATTAGCCGTAATCTCCGAAAGTTCTTCATGGGTTTGAGCGATACCTCCGCCGGTACCACCTAACGTGTAGGCTGGACGAACAATTACTGGATAACCATGTGTGTCAGCAAAATTAAGTGATTCTTCTAAAGTAGTTGCAATGATGGACTCTGGAATGGGCTCATTCAAACGTTCCATCAAGGCTTTAAATTCTTCACGATCTTCGGCCTCTTCGATTGCTGATAGCTTAGTTCCAAGTAACTCGATATTGAGTTCATCCAAAATTCCCGCTTCGGAAAGGTTTTTAGCCATATTTAATCCAGTTTGACCACCTAGCGTTGGCAAAATAGCATCTGGACGCTCTTTACGTAAGATACGTTCAATAAAATCAATTGACAAAGGCTCAATGTATACCTTGTCAGCAATTTCAGCGTCGGTCATAATCGTTGCCGGATTAGAATTTACTAAAATAACATGATACCCTTCTTCTTTTAAAGAGAGCGCAGCTTGTGTGCCAGAATAATCAAATTCGGCTGCTTGACCAATAACAATTGGTCCAGAACCAATCACTAATATTTTACTAATGTCTTGACGTTTAGGCATTTGTAGTCTCCTTCTTTGAATCAGCTATCATATTCAAAAATTCATCAAATAAATATTCAGCATCGTGTGGACCAGGTGCTGCATCTGGGTGGAATTGAACAGAGAAAGCATTGTAGCCTTTTAGGCGAACGCCTTCAACAGTCTGATCATTAATTTCTTCGTGTGTCACAACTAGATCTGTTTTCTCTAAGCTGGCTCGTTCAACTGCATAGCCGTGATTTTGTGACGTAAAGTCTAATCTCGCTTTAGAAACTGTGCGCACGGCATGATTAAAACCACGATGACCAAATTTCATCTTGTACGTTTCTGCGCCATTGGCGATTGCGAACAGCTGATGTCCCAAGCAAATGCCCATTAGCGGCAAATGCTTTTGTAGCTTCTGAATTGTTGGAATGGCATAGTCTACATCTTTGGGATCACCAGGTCCATTTGACAGTAAGATTCCGTCAGGGTTCGCTGCCAAAATTGTTTCTGCGTCCACATTAGCAGGAAATACCATCACGTTAACACCGCGCTTGGCAAGCGAGCGAAGAATTGAATTTTTCAGTCCAAAATCAATGAGCGCGATTGATACACCATCAGTTGGGTTTTGATACTGTGTTTTTGTTGTTGCATCTGCAACCATTGTTTTCGATGTTTCAAACGCTTTTAGTCTCGCGATGACTTCATCCGTTATTTCATCAACAAGCGCTGCTTTCATGGAACCCTGATTACGTAACTCTTTTGTTAAAGCACGCGTATCAATGCCTGTTATGCCAGGCATCCCAGTTTTTTCTGCCCATTCTGGCAAACTCATCATTTTGCGCCAATTACTTGGTCGTCGAGCGATTTCGTGCACTACGATCGCAGATGCAGCGGGTCGCAAACTTTCAAAGTCATCACGATTAACCCCGTAATTACCGATTAGTGGGTAAGTAAATACAATAATTTCACCTCGGTATGATAAATCTGTAATCGATTCTTGATAGCCAGACATACCAGTATTAAAAACTAACTCGGCCATGATATCAACATCAGCACCAAAAGCTTCCCCTTCATATACTGATCCATTTTCTAATAATAAGTAGCGTTTTTTCATTTTACGTTATCCTTATATACAATTTCACCGTCAACCCACGTGGCCAGTGTTTTTCCATACACTTCCCATCCAATAAATGGTGAGTTTTTTCCCATCGATTCAAAGCTCTCAGTATCTATTTCATAGTTATTCTCTAGATCAAACAGAGCAAGGTCTGCTCGCGCACCTTCTTCGACACTAGTGGGCGCCTGCAATTGGAATGCACTGACTGGAGCAGTGACCATTCGCTCAAGCAAAGTTTCTAGAGTCATCACACCATTTTTGACCAAATAAGTATAAAGCAGTTGGAAACTCGTTTCGATTCCGGTAATGCCAAATGGTGCATCTCGGAAAGACTTCTGTTTCTCTTCTTTTCCATGTGGCGCATGATCGGTAGCAACCATGTCGATGGTTCCATCCAACAATCCAGCGATAACTGCTTCACGATCTCTCTGAGTTCGTAGTGGTGGATTCATTTTGAACATTGCATTATCAGAATTGATATCTTCTTCTGACAACAATAAGTGATGCGGAGAAACCTCTGCAGTAACATGAACACCTTCATGTTTAGCAATTCGCACCAATTCAACCGATTCCTTAGTTGAAATATGCGCGACATGATAATGAACACCAGTAGCTTTAGCTAGTACCAAATCTCGAGCAAGTTGTGAACTCTCTGCCAATCCCGTAATTCCCGGTAATGCTAACTTTATTGATGCTTCCCCCTCATTCATAACACCATCATGAACCAGCGTGTCGTCTTCCAAATGCGCGGCTAAAGGTTTGTTGACCGATGCAGCGGCGACCATTGCTTGGAGCATAGTATTTGCTGTCTGTACCCCTTTACCATCATTTGTGAATGCTTTGGCCCCAGCTGCTGACATCCCTTTAATATTGGTTACTTGAGTTGACGTCAAGTTATTTGAGATGGCCCCGTACTGTTCAATATGAATCACACCATTTTGTTTATTTCGTGCAATTTGATTCGTTATCTTTTCTTCATTGTCAGGAACTGGATTTAAGTTAGGCATAGCAATCACAGTCGTAAACCCACCGCGTGCAGCCGCCTTAGATCCGCTATTAATCGTCTCCTTATACTCAAAACCAGGCTCACGAAAATGTACGTGCACATCTACTAATCCCGTTGAAAGAAAGGCTCCTTTGGCATCAAAAGTAGTGGCTGCATTACTTTCAAGATGATCACTAATCTTTTGAATGATTCCTTGGTCAATTAAAATATCTCGAAGAACGAGTTGATTGTTCCATAAAATTTTAGCATTTTTTATTAGTTGCATTTACTTACTCCGTAACGTATTCTAAAATGGCCATTCGTGCATAAACGCCATTGGTCATCTGGTCAAATATGCGTGATTTTGGTGCTTCAACTAAATCATCGGCAATTTCAACGTCTCGATTAACTGGGGCCGGATGCATAATAATACTATTTTCTTTCAAATTTGCATAACGCGATTCAGTCAAACCATACATCTCATGATACTTTTTTGCCGAAAAATTTTGATTTTCAGTATGTGTAATTCGTTCATGCTGTACTCTAAGAAACATCACAACATCTTGTTCCGACCAATCAACATCAAGATCCACATGTTCGCCAAATGAATCAAAATCAACTGGTTGCCAATCTTTTGGTCCACTGAATGTCACTGTTGCGCCAAGATTGTTGAGTATCTCTGCATTTGAACGCGCTACTCGTGAATGTGCTAGATCTCCAATAATTCGAATCTTCAAACCTTCAAAATGCCCAAATTCTTGATAGATTGTCACTAAATCTAACAAACTTTGTGACGGGTGTTGGCCGCTGCCGTCCCCCGCATTTACAAGTTGTGGGATCGCATTCCCTTCACTTCGCAAGACATTTTCATACCATGAATTTTGAGAGTGACGGATTACTGCAACATCCACTCCAATTGCTTTAAGGGTTTTTAAGGTATCAACCAGACTCTCTCCTTTTGTCATCGAACTAGTTTGAGGGTTGATTTGTATTTGTTTCCAATTAAGTTGATTCTCTGCCATTTGGAAACTGCTATGCGTTCTCGTTGAATTTTCAAAAAATAAATTTACAGCCGTTATCGATTTTGTTTTAGGTTGCTCACCTGATTTTAACGCCAACGCACGTTGTATTAAGTGTAGCACGTCATTTTTATTAATTGCATTTATATTCAAATAATTTCGCATATTACCCTTCTTTATACAAAAAACCAAGCGGTCTGAGCGACCGCTTGGTTCTAGAAAATGAGGGTAAAAGTGTACACTTCACCAAAAGTATCTAAAGCCTTGCAGGTCTCTCTGGACCTGATTAAAGGTTTTATTTTATTGATAGTAATCATAGCATTTTTTAAAAGTTAATGCAACTTACTTACTAAAGAAATTTTTATTCCCTTGATTGACATTTGCTTTAGCTGTTTTGTTACTATTCCAAAATGGAACAATGACTTTACCAACAATGTGCTTTTTATCTACAAATCCAAAATACCGACCATCATTTGAAACTGACCGATGATCTCCCATGACAAAATACTTGCCTTTTGGAACTGTAGAATTATTGCGATCCTTTTTCTGCCATAACGTACCAGAGGAAAGCGTCTTAAGAGACCATGTGCTGCCAAAAGACATTTCCGTTCCCTCTGTACGTTCACTCAAACTGATGAAGCTTTGATTAACTTTCTTGCCATTGACATACAAATTAGACGCTTTGTATTCAACTGTATCACCTGGAATCGCAATAATACGCTTCACGTACTTATCATCCCCAGACTGGTACCTGGGATCTTCATCTTTAGCGTTGAATACAATAACATCTCCACGCTTATAACTTGCCACTTTGTTTAGAAACACATTCTCTTTATCTTGCAAATTCGGTTCCATTGATGGTCCGCTAACTTTTACGCGTGTGAATAAAAATGAGCGAATAAGCACAACAATAAGAATTGCAATGGCAATTGGGAAAACCCACTCCTTCAAAAATTTCATAAACATAAATAACTTCCTTTACATAAAATCACCAACAGAATAACTGTCGGTGATAATGAACTTAATTTACTTCTGCAACTTAGAATAGGCTTCGGCAACGGGTTTTGTAACAATGTCATTTAATTCCGTTAGCAAAGTGTTCAAAGCCTGTTCTGCTTCCATCAGAGCATTAATTTTTTCGTCTTTTTGTACTTTTGCAGCAACTGCATCCCATTCCTTTTCTTGTTCAGGTTTTGGTTGTTGCTGGCTTTGCATCATTTGTTGTACTGCCATTTGAATTTCTTGGAATTCACCAAACAACGCTTTAGAATCAGTGTCATTTTGTATTGCGTTAAATGCATTTTGCCATGCAATATATTGTTGTGTTTCTGTCAAAATATTTGCCATTTCATTGGCATTATCGTAAATATTTACTGTCATGTTGTTTTCCTTTTTTACGTTATTCTATATCACTAAAATCATATCACAACCAATAACTAATGTGAAACACTAATCAATCTAAACGTTCAATTGCCAAATAATCCTTTGACACTATTCCACAATTGACCAGCTCCTTCAACAGCTTTGTCAACGCCACTATTGAAATCATCTTGAATTGTTCCCCATAAGTCACTGCTCTGACTTGTACTACTTGATGTCGTATTAGGATTTGTTACCGTAAAGGCGGTTTGCTTCGTATTTGGCAAAATTTGTTCCAAAGACGTTTTAACCAGTGGTCCCATTGTAGACGTCAATCCTAGCGGCAAAGAACCAGTATTGTTTCCTTCCAGTCCCATCCAAGTTGCTTGAACAATGTCCTTCGTATATGCCATTGCCCATGAATCCTTTGATGAACTGGCATTATTGGTACTATTAGGATTTTCAGTAGTACCAGTTTTACCAGCAATAGTATAACCCGATGGTGCAGATCCAACCCCTGTACCATCCGTATAAGTACCAAGCATCATACGTGTCATATTATTTGCAACTTTACTACTGATGACCTGTGTTTGTTTTGCTTTTGGTGAGCTAACAATTACTTTGCCACTTGCATCAACTATTTTAGTAATATAATGTGCCTGACTCATCACACCACCATTGGCAAAAGCCGTGTATGCTTGCGCCATTTGTTGTGGGGATACACCCTTGGTCAATCCGCCTAGTGCTAGTGATAGGTTCTTATCCTTTTTGCTTAATGGTAAGCCAAACTTAATACCACTCTTATATCCAACCTCTACACCCATTTTATTAAGTAAATAAACTGCTGGAATGTTATACGAATGTTCCAAAGCTGAATACATCGGAACATCAGCCGTTTCAACGTTCATAGCATTGTTTGGAGTATAATTGTTCGTCCCGAAACTCATCGATTGGTTAGGCAATTTTGTACTAATACTATAACCTCGTTGTAGAGCTGGTGCATAAACGACCATTGGTTTGATTGCTGAACCAGGTTGTAATTGTGATTGATTAGCACGGTTAAAGCCACGGAAAGTATGGGAGGTCTCACGACCACCGACTACAGCCAATACCCCACCAGTTTTAGCATTCAAAACAATCGATGCTGCTTGTGCGTCATCAACATAGTTAAATAATGCTGAATTATCGAAATCATTTTGTAAATTCGTTTGATCCTTTTGGTTTAACGTTGTATATATTTTATACCCACGATTCATAACATCGTTTTCTGTTAAACCGTAGGTATTAATGGCTTCATTAATCACTGAGTCGAAATACCAAGGATAATTATAATTACCAGAATCATCATAAGTATCATTTAGCGTATCCGTTGTTGATTTGGCTGTACTAGCCTGCGCTGAAGTTATCTTTTTATTCTCAACCATGGTTGTCAAAACTAAATTACGTCGAGCCTTGGAAGCTTCCGGATGATCGATAGGATTAAATTTAGCGGGACTAGTTAACATACCCGCTAGTGTAGCCGCTTGCGTTGTCGTTAATTCACTGGCATGAACACCAAAATATTTCTGTGATGCATCTTCTACACCCCAAACACCATGACCAAACCAAGCATTATTAAGGTACATCGTAAAAATTTCATTTTTAGTGTAATCTTGTTCAACCTGCATGGACAAAAAGATTTCTTTGGCTTTTCTGGTAAATGTCTGTTCTTGCGATAAATAAGCATTTTTAACCAATTGCTGTGTCAACGTGGAACCGCCGCCAGAAATAGTACTAGATCCGGTTATTTTGTTTTTAACTAACAAAACAGCTGCACGTGCAATCCCTTTTACCGAGAAACCATACTCATGATAAAAATTACGGTCTTCGATTGATAAAACTGCATCTCGCATGTTCTGTGAAATCTTATTATACGAAACATAGGTGCCTTTTTGTGAATATAATTCACCTGCTTTTTCACCTTGGTCATCGTAAACTGTTGCCGTTTGAGAGAGCGTTGCTTCTAAATTTTTAACGTGTGCAGTTTTAGCTAAAATTGCTAAGTAGGCACTTGTGACCAAAAATATTGTTAAAAATAAAATAATCAGCAGGCGCCCAAATTGCCAACGATGCCAAATTGGTCCTAATTTAGCCCACACTTTTTGACTTATTGCTTTCAACCACTTCATTCATCAACCTATCAATTCCGCCCAATGATCAGCTAGCTTTGCGGCATCTGTTTCATTTTTACTTGTAACGTAAATTGTGTTAAATCCCGCTAGTGTCGTAATAACTTCAGGTAGATTCGCGTCATCAATAATGCCTGCAACTGAATTACCACTACCATCAGTTGTTTTTATAATTGTTAAGAACTCAACGTGAGTCACGAATGAAGCATATTCTTTGATTGCTTCATCAACAGCATTAGTCGTTACCAGATTTTGAACATTTTTCGTTGTATCATTGAGTTGCTGGTAACGTAACTGTCCAGTGTCGCTCTTTTGGCGAATAATATTCATTGCTCGAATATCACGTGATACGGTTGTTTGTGTTGTTTCAACACCGTGCTTGATAAGTTGAGCAAGTAATTCTTCTTGGCTGGCAATGATATTATCCTGGATAATATCCAAAATAAGCTTTTGCCGTTCTTGTTTTGAAATCATTGATTTCTCCTTTGTATCATGATGCACGGTTATCTAAAAATATATCATTTACTACCGTTTTGTGCATCACTTTAACAGTTGGCTTAAATAGCACTTGATCTTTCCAAATCAGTTACATCTCTTCAGGTGCCTTGACACCTAATAATCTCAAACTTTCTGTCAAAACAATAGACACTGATTTAACCAACACCAAGCGAGCATTTAGTTGAGCGTCTTCTGTTAATATTTTTGAGTTAGCGTAGTACTTGTTAAATGCTCTTGACAAATTCAACGCATATTTAGCAATAATGCTGGCCTCACGTTGTTGCCAAGCCCGTTGCACTGTCTTGGGAAAATTGTTTAGTGTCGTAATAATATCCCATGTTGCTGGATCACTCAAATTCAAATCATCACTCGACAATTGAACCGACGTCTTGCGTAAAATTGATTTTGCTCGGGCATTCGTATACTGTACGTATGGTCCAGTATCTCCTTCAAAACGGACAACTTCTTCTAAATTGAAGTCAAAGTTGTTGGTACGATCATTCATTAAGTCATGAAACACAACAGCACCGGCACCCACTTCTTCTGCCACTGTATCTTTATCACCCAAAGCAGGATTTTTCTCTTGAATTTGCTTCAAAGCCAATTCATGAGCATCATCTAATACATCCTTTAGCAAAACAACATCCCCCTTACGTGTGGACATTTTTTTGCCATTAAACGTAATTAGGCCAAAGGCAATGTGCTCAATGTCATCAGCCCATTCAAAACCCATCAGTGATAAGACAGCCTTCATCTGCACAAAATGTTCTCGTTGTTCACCACCAAC
The Leuconostoc suionicum genome window above contains:
- the pyrE gene encoding orotate phosphoribosyltransferase, with protein sequence MTNYKQQVANDLLEIGAVKFSPEEPFTWASGIKSPIYTDNRMTIGFPLVRQNIYKGLSELIKKEYGDVEIIGGVATAGIPHSAWVAEELNKPMIYVRSKPKDHGAGRQTEGALVKDRKVVLIDDLISTGGSVLAAVNAVRNEGASVLGVVSIFSYELPAGKKNFDEAGLTFNSLTTYSQLIETAVKRGDLDKSQVETLQNWKKNPNAWQA
- the pyrF gene encoding orotidine-5'-phosphate decarboxylase; the encoded protein is MIEQPVFIALDFPDATTTCKFLDPFSDLVEKPALKIGMELFYRTGPEFITELRALGYTIFLDLKLYDIPNTVGRAVANISKLDVQYLTLHAAGGKRMLEAAVANKSDALKLLAVTQLTSFSEAEIQEIQLTTATIEESVAHLAELAYSAGIDGTISSPLEASLIKSHTNDRFLRITPGIRLAGDAAGDQVRVTTPAEAKKLNSTGLVVGRSITKSTNPVAAYQRVVNEWRK
- the carB gene encoding carbamoyl-phosphate synthase large subunit; the encoded protein is MPKRQDISKILVIGSGPIVIGQAAEFDYSGTQAALSLKEEGYHVILVNSNPATIMTDAEIADKVYIEPLSIDFIERILRKERPDAILPTLGGQTGLNMAKNLSEAGILDELNIELLGTKLSAIEEAEDREEFKALMERLNEPIPESIIATTLEESLNFADTHGYPVIVRPAYTLGGTGGGIAQTHEELSEITANGLELSPVTQVLIERSIAGYKEIEFEVMRDANDNALVVASMENFDPVGIHTGDSIVTAPVQTLSDREVQMMRDAALKIIRALKIEGGVNIQMALDPDSYKYYIIEVNPRVSRSSALASKATGYPIAKMAAKIAVGLTLDEIINPVTGTTKAEFEPALDYVVFKIPRWPFDKFSTADRRLGTQMKATGEVMAIGRNMEEAMLKAVRSLEIGAIGLDDITYKDLSDDELLAALMPARDDRLFMIADLLRRGVSIETIHDKTLIDEFFLDKVLHVIEIEQDLANHVGDIDQLQYAKKNGFADETIAKIWSKTAADIRTLRKDKKIKPVYKMVDTVAAEFESATPYYYATYEQENESIVSTKKSVLVLGSGPIRIGQGVEFDYATVHAVKAIQRAGYEAIIMNSNPETVSTDFSISDKLYFEPLTLEDVLNVIELENPVGVVVQFGGQTAINLAQPLLDNGVNILGTSVEDLNRAEDREAFDQVIKELALPQPIGKTATTVDGALAAAQSIGYPVLIRPSYVLGGRAMEIVSSDDELQDYMQRAVKVSNDHPVLIDSYLVGQEAEVDVLSDGETAVIPGIMEHIERAGVHSGDSMSVYPPQYLSQKVQDEMVQASINLAKSMNTIGLMNVQFVIHENTAYVIEVNPRASRTVPFISKVTHLPLAQLATRVMLGEKLSEMGFETGLVPNDDMVHVKAPIFSFTKLPDVDSLLGPEMKSTGEVMGSDINLSKALYKAFIASNIKVPRYGNVLFTVADDDKEEALELAKRFNDLGFALFATVGTGAYLSDNDLPVEVLDKISESDNNAVAALRQQKVQVVINTTQADDRAESDGRLIRNAAIENAVPLFTALDTVSAFLEVLESRSFTVKEMH
- a CDS encoding carbamoyl phosphate synthase small subunit: MKKRYLLLENGSVYEGEAFGADVDIMAELVFNTGMSGYQESITDLSYRGEIIVFTYPLIGNYGVNRDDFESLRPAASAIVVHEIARRPSNWRKMMSLPEWAEKTGMPGITGIDTRALTKELRNQGSMKAALVDEITDEVIARLKAFETSKTMVADATTKTQYQNPTDGVSIALIDFGLKNSILRSLAKRGVNVMVFPANVDAETILAANPDGILLSNGPGDPKDVDYAIPTIQKLQKHLPLMGICLGHQLFAIANGAETYKMKFGHRGFNHAVRTVSKARLDFTSQNHGYAVERASLEKTDLVVTHEEINDQTVEGVRLKGYNAFSVQFHPDAAPGPHDAEYLFDEFLNMIADSKKETTNA
- a CDS encoding dihydroorotase, with protein sequence MQLIKNAKILWNNQLVLRDILIDQGIIQKISDHLESNAATTFDAKGAFLSTGLVDVHVHFREPGFEYKETINSGSKAAARGGFTTVIAMPNLNPVPDNEEKITNQIARNKQNGVIHIEQYGAISNNLTSTQVTNIKGMSAAGAKAFTNDGKGVQTANTMLQAMVAAASVNKPLAAHLEDDTLVHDGVMNEGEASIKLALPGITGLAESSQLARDLVLAKATGVHYHVAHISTKESVELVRIAKHEGVHVTAEVSPHHLLLSEEDINSDNAMFKMNPPLRTQRDREAVIAGLLDGTIDMVATDHAPHGKEEKQKSFRDAPFGITGIETSFQLLYTYLVKNGVMTLETLLERMVTAPVSAFQLQAPTSVEEGARADLALFDLENNYEIDTESFESMGKNSPFIGWEVYGKTLATWVDGEIVYKDNVK
- a CDS encoding aspartate carbamoyltransferase catalytic subunit is translated as MRNYLNINAINKNDVLHLIQRALALKSGEQPKTKSITAVNLFFENSTRTHSSFQMAENQLNWKQIQINPQTSSMTKGESLVDTLKTLKAIGVDVAVIRHSQNSWYENVLRSEGNAIPQLVNAGDGSGQHPSQSLLDLVTIYQEFGHFEGLKIRIIGDLAHSRVARSNAEILNNLGATVTFSGPKDWQPVDFDSFGEHVDLDVDWSEQDVVMFLRVQHERITHTENQNFSAKKYHEMYGLTESRYANLKENSIIMHPAPVNRDVEIADDLVEAPKSRIFDQMTNGVYARMAILEYVTE
- the lepB gene encoding signal peptidase I translates to MFMKFLKEWVFPIAIAILIVVLIRSFLFTRVKVSGPSMEPNLQDKENVFLNKVASYKRGDVIVFNAKDEDPRYQSGDDKYVKRIIAIPGDTVEYKASNLYVNGKKVNQSFISLSERTEGTEMSFGSTWSLKTLSSGTLWQKKDRNNSTVPKGKYFVMGDHRSVSNDGRYFGFVDKKHIVGKVIVPFWNSNKTAKANVNQGNKNFFSK